From the genome of Cedecea lapagei, one region includes:
- the ftnA gene encoding non-heme ferritin, whose product MLKTEMIEKLNEQMNLELYSSLLYQQMSAWCSYHSFEGAAAFLRRHAQEEMEHMQRLFAYLNDTGSMPRINAIPSPFLEYASLDELFNATYEHEQLITRQINELAHAAMISQDYPTFNFLQWYVAEQHEEEKLFKSVLDKLSLVGKSGEGLYFVDKELATLDAQA is encoded by the coding sequence ATGCTGAAGACGGAAATGATTGAAAAACTGAACGAGCAGATGAACCTTGAGCTTTACTCCTCCCTGCTCTACCAGCAGATGAGCGCCTGGTGCAGCTATCACAGCTTCGAAGGGGCTGCCGCCTTCCTGCGTCGCCATGCGCAGGAAGAGATGGAGCACATGCAGCGTCTGTTTGCTTATTTAAATGATACCGGGAGCATGCCGCGTATTAACGCTATCCCGTCGCCTTTTTTAGAGTACGCCTCACTGGATGAATTATTTAACGCCACCTACGAACACGAGCAATTAATTACTCGTCAAATTAATGAGCTGGCGCATGCGGCAATGATTTCCCAGGATTACCCAACATTTAATTTCCTGCAGTGGTATGTGGCCGAGCAGCATGAAGAAGAGAAGCTGTTTAAATCCGTGCTGGATAAACTTAGCCTGGTAGGTAAAAGCGGCGAAGGTCTGTACTTCGTTGATAAAGAGCTGGCTACCCTGGACGCACAGGCTTAG
- a CDS encoding DUF2766 family protein: protein MAEHLSADQELVSDVVACQLVIKQILDVIDVIAPVEVREKMSEQLKTIDFTSHPAAVDPVTRRAIQKAIALIELKFTQQKEAH, encoded by the coding sequence ATGGCCGAACACCTCTCTGCCGATCAGGAACTGGTTTCCGACGTCGTGGCTTGTCAGTTAGTGATTAAACAAATTCTTGACGTGATCGACGTTATTGCGCCGGTTGAAGTCCGTGAAAAGATGTCGGAGCAGCTGAAAACCATCGATTTTACCAGCCACCCTGCCGCTGTAGATCCGGTAACGCGCCGCGCGATTCAGAAAGCGATTGCCCTGATCGAGCTGAAATTTACCCAGCAGAAAGAAGCGCACTAG
- a CDS encoding ABC transporter ATP-binding protein, whose product MSDPSPLIRIRNLRKHFTSDRSWFGRGITVKAVDGVSFDIFPGETYGLVGESGCGKSTLGRSLLRLFEVTDGEIEFDGRDIAALDERQLKPVRRRMQAVFQDPYSSLNPGMTVAQLIAEPMRIHGYDAKRRQSRTLELLEQVGLSRGHLDRFPHEFSGGQRQRISIARALSVNPEFVVCDEPLSALDVSVQAQVVNILQDLQQALGLTYLFIAHDLSMVRHISDRIGVMYLGTLVEEAPAETLYRQPAHPYTRALLAAIPIADPHIQMLEPGGLRGEAGGEGGGCKFADRCPRVMASCRQQPPEMREIAPGHRVACWQSEK is encoded by the coding sequence ATGTCTGACCCTTCTCCTTTAATTCGTATCCGTAATTTACGTAAGCATTTCACCTCCGATCGGAGCTGGTTCGGCCGTGGGATTACGGTCAAAGCCGTGGATGGCGTTAGCTTTGATATTTTTCCAGGGGAAACCTACGGTCTGGTCGGAGAGTCGGGCTGCGGTAAATCGACACTTGGCCGTAGTTTGTTGAGATTGTTCGAGGTGACCGATGGCGAGATAGAGTTCGACGGGCGCGATATTGCCGCGCTAGACGAACGTCAGCTCAAACCTGTTCGCCGCCGCATGCAGGCCGTTTTCCAGGATCCATATTCCTCGCTCAACCCCGGAATGACGGTGGCGCAGCTGATTGCGGAACCCATGCGCATTCACGGCTACGATGCAAAACGGCGGCAAAGTCGAACGCTGGAACTGCTGGAGCAGGTAGGGTTAAGCCGTGGGCACCTCGACCGCTTTCCCCATGAATTTAGCGGCGGTCAGCGGCAGCGTATCAGTATTGCCCGGGCACTGTCGGTGAACCCTGAGTTCGTTGTTTGCGATGAGCCACTCTCCGCCCTTGATGTGTCGGTGCAGGCTCAGGTCGTGAACATCCTGCAGGATTTGCAGCAGGCTTTGGGGCTGACTTACCTGTTTATCGCTCACGATTTGTCGATGGTTCGCCATATTTCAGACCGTATCGGGGTGATGTACCTGGGGACGCTGGTGGAGGAGGCCCCTGCGGAAACGTTATATCGCCAACCGGCTCACCCCTATACCCGAGCGCTGTTGGCCGCCATCCCCATTGCCGACCCGCATATTCAAATGCTGGAGCCAGGCGGGCTCAGGGGCGAAGCTGGCGGTGAGGGGGGCGGCTGTAAATTTGCAGACCGTTGCCCGAGGGTCATGGCTAGCTGCCGCCAGCAGCCTCCTGAAATGCGCGAGATTGCGCCGGGGCACCGGGTTGCCTGCTGGCAGTCCGAAAAATAA
- a CDS encoding ABC transporter permease yields the protein MNNLLFRRLLQLLPMLLFISLVSFLLVKLAPGDPVQAYITPRMSPDDIERIRQSMGLDQPLPVQYLLWLKNLLQGDLGYSLIYHRPVLTMIAERIPATLGLMGASLLLAILLAIPLGLLAGAFKHRWLDHVLNLFAYVGISVPIFWFGILLITVFSVQLNWLPSMGMRTIGLEDGWLDVVRHGILPCIALTFYNLSSYVRYIRSNTISQLSADYVQTQLAYGATRSTILFRHVLKNVLLPVITLFGLSFGELIAGAYVTESVFSWPGMGLLGIQAITSLDYPLIMAIILLSSLMLIAGNLLADLLYRVADPRIKALR from the coding sequence ATGAATAACCTTCTTTTCCGGCGCTTATTGCAGCTGCTGCCGATGCTGCTTTTTATCTCGCTGGTCTCTTTTTTGCTGGTAAAGCTTGCTCCGGGCGATCCTGTCCAGGCGTATATTACGCCGCGCATGAGCCCGGATGATATCGAACGCATTCGTCAAAGCATGGGCCTGGACCAACCGTTGCCGGTGCAGTATCTGCTGTGGCTGAAAAATCTGCTTCAAGGTGACCTGGGCTATTCCCTGATCTATCACCGTCCGGTATTGACGATGATTGCCGAGCGCATTCCGGCAACCCTGGGCCTGATGGGGGCCTCACTGCTGCTGGCTATTTTGCTGGCCATCCCGTTAGGGCTGTTGGCGGGCGCTTTTAAACACCGCTGGCTCGACCATGTTCTGAATCTGTTTGCCTATGTCGGGATTTCGGTGCCGATCTTCTGGTTTGGCATCCTGCTTATCACCGTGTTCTCAGTGCAGCTAAACTGGCTGCCCAGCATGGGAATGAGGACGATCGGCCTGGAGGACGGCTGGCTGGACGTGGTGCGTCACGGCATTCTGCCCTGTATTGCGCTGACCTTTTACAACCTCTCCAGCTATGTGCGCTATATCCGCTCTAACACCATTAGCCAGCTCTCTGCCGACTACGTGCAAACCCAGCTTGCCTATGGCGCGACCCGCAGCACTATCCTGTTTCGCCATGTGCTGAAAAACGTACTGCTTCCAGTCATTACGCTTTTCGGGCTCTCTTTTGGCGAGCTGATCGCGGGCGCTTACGTTACGGAAAGCGTTTTTTCCTGGCCGGGCATGGGGCTGCTGGGGATCCAGGCTATTACCTCGCTGGACTACCCGCTGATCATGGCGATTATTCTGCTTTCTTCTTTGATGCTGATAGCGGGGAATTTATTGGCCGATCTTCTGTATCGCGTGGCGGACCCGCGCATTAAGGCGCTGAGGTAA
- a CDS encoding methyl-accepting chemotaxis protein, translated as MNVIRNIKIRAMVVLIQIFSTLTWISVAGGTLWLLHNLKQGLTLSAGLLEGIDRVQFMLVLSIAISIAITLFTERYLWFCLVKPVNIIRGHMHVLARGELATTLPDLGRNCIGLMVPPIQKMQENWEQAVSRIRDSADAIRASATEVSGVNTDLSSRSGQQAAALEETSASMEQLNSTVKLNAENASHASHLAQNATNTAMNGGASVKQVVKTMDVIASSANKIVDITTVINSIAFQTNILALNAAVEAARAGEQGKGFAVVASEVRNLASRSAGAAKEIETLLNESVSNIHTGSQQVKKAGEAMDEILKAVKQVNDIMGEIASASVEQSQGIGQVGVAVREMDSVTQQNVNLVQKSVLSSAELEKQAHHLHDAVAMFR; from the coding sequence ATGAATGTGATTCGCAATATTAAAATTCGAGCGATGGTGGTGCTGATACAGATCTTTTCAACCCTGACCTGGATAAGCGTAGCGGGAGGGACGCTTTGGCTGCTGCACAATCTTAAGCAAGGGCTGACGTTGAGTGCGGGCCTGCTGGAGGGGATCGACAGGGTTCAGTTTATGCTGGTGCTTTCAATCGCTATTAGCATCGCGATTACCCTTTTTACCGAACGTTACCTGTGGTTCTGTCTGGTAAAACCGGTGAACATCATACGCGGCCATATGCATGTCCTGGCGCGGGGGGAGCTGGCTACCACGCTGCCGGATCTGGGTCGCAACTGTATCGGCCTGATGGTGCCGCCTATCCAAAAAATGCAGGAGAACTGGGAGCAGGCGGTTAGCCGCATTCGTGACAGCGCCGATGCTATTCGTGCCAGCGCCACCGAAGTGTCCGGGGTGAATACCGACCTTTCATCGCGTTCCGGGCAGCAGGCCGCCGCCCTGGAGGAAACCAGCGCCAGTATGGAGCAGCTTAACAGTACGGTGAAGCTCAACGCCGAGAATGCCAGCCACGCCAGCCATCTGGCGCAGAATGCCACCAACACGGCAATGAACGGCGGCGCTTCGGTGAAACAGGTGGTGAAGACAATGGATGTTATCGCCAGCAGCGCAAACAAGATTGTCGACATCACGACGGTGATTAACAGCATTGCGTTTCAGACCAACATCCTGGCGCTTAACGCGGCGGTTGAGGCGGCACGAGCCGGGGAACAGGGGAAGGGGTTCGCGGTCGTCGCCAGCGAAGTGCGTAACCTGGCCAGCCGCAGCGCCGGGGCGGCAAAAGAGATTGAAACGTTGCTGAATGAATCGGTCAGTAATATTCACACCGGCTCGCAGCAGGTAAAAAAAGCCGGGGAAGCGATGGATGAGATCCTCAAAGCCGTAAAGCAGGTTAACGACATTATGGGGGAGATTGCCAGCGCATCGGTAGAGCAAAGCCAGGGGATCGGGCAGGTTGGCGTGGCCGTGCGGGAGATGGACAGCGTAACGCAGCAGAACGTGAATCTGGTTCAGAAGTCGGTGCTGTCATCCGCTGAGCTGGAGAAGCAGGCGCACCACCTTCATGACGCGGTGGCGATGTTCCGCTGA
- a CDS encoding periplasmic substrate-binding domain-containing protein encodes MAVTSWGAEPDGYKSLYMSNEAYNYAHYKNPAFDALWEQGSTETDAAKRAAIYKQIQQTVANDMAWYPVAYTNAVVAVDKRFGGTKEAEPKPVYMFQDLSKIYQQ; translated from the coding sequence TTGGCGGTTACATCATGGGGGGCTGAGCCGGACGGCTATAAGTCGCTGTATATGAGCAATGAAGCCTATAATTACGCGCACTATAAGAACCCGGCATTTGACGCTTTGTGGGAGCAGGGCTCGACCGAAACAGATGCGGCGAAGCGCGCGGCTATCTACAAGCAGATCCAGCAAACCGTAGCCAACGATATGGCCTGGTATCCTGTTGCCTACACCAACGCGGTCGTGGCGGTCGATAAACGTTTTGGCGGTACAAAAGAGGCGGAGCCTAAGCCTGTTTATATGTTCCAGGACTTGTCGAAGATTTATCAACAATAA
- a CDS encoding MFS transporter, with translation MILLLLRALRQHRWLTLLWLALLFSSIGNGLTYVLVFSQLLNSHASPTWLALAYVLSLAPGLPASFLGVWLLKRWPPFSVLILGEILGLAGLILPCLALSGSSPLLLLLSQAAAAFSSGMTVPVLSQLFKQGLPKTLMPAAAGIETLVFAANVIFGVGAGTLLYGHISLWLMLAIDALSFIVAIGLLWLAAAAFTPQSEEENKSARAERFSWRRLSPTQKRSLLLLPSLALVGAPVMALLPALAPSLPGDNTDNGLILLFARSAGQLLAPLILSEKLVRYRADATLPLMLALLLFTLCYFAVAKSGNLWIAVPLIVTAHLFSNWFYLVATLNVMDSFSSGLVGAAMASGWRLQLCLTLTLPLATGMIAEHFPAQWVLLGSGITGIILALLMLGDLRKLSNCNLIARRNHSALNFNNDDDSKTGG, from the coding sequence ATGATTCTTTTGCTGCTACGCGCCCTGCGCCAGCACCGCTGGTTGACGCTACTCTGGCTTGCACTGCTGTTTTCCTCTATTGGCAATGGTCTGACCTACGTTCTGGTCTTCAGCCAGCTTTTAAACAGCCATGCCTCGCCCACCTGGCTGGCTCTCGCCTACGTTCTTTCCCTCGCTCCCGGTCTACCCGCAAGCTTTTTGGGCGTGTGGTTATTAAAGCGCTGGCCACCGTTTTCCGTCCTTATCCTCGGCGAAATCCTGGGCCTGGCGGGCCTGATCCTGCCCTGCCTCGCGCTATCGGGAAGCAGCCCTCTCTTGCTGCTGTTAAGCCAGGCCGCAGCGGCATTTAGCTCCGGCATGACGGTGCCGGTGCTCAGCCAGCTCTTCAAACAAGGACTACCCAAAACCCTGATGCCCGCTGCCGCCGGGATTGAAACGCTGGTGTTTGCTGCCAACGTTATTTTCGGCGTTGGCGCCGGGACACTGCTGTATGGCCACATCAGCCTCTGGCTGATGCTGGCTATCGATGCACTCAGCTTCATCGTCGCCATCGGTTTGCTGTGGCTGGCTGCAGCCGCCTTTACCCCACAGAGTGAAGAGGAAAATAAGTCCGCCCGCGCCGAAAGATTTAGCTGGCGCAGGCTTTCACCTACGCAGAAACGCAGCCTGCTGTTGCTGCCCAGCCTGGCGCTTGTAGGCGCTCCGGTAATGGCTTTGCTACCGGCGCTGGCGCCCTCGTTACCCGGTGATAACACCGACAACGGGCTAATCCTGCTGTTTGCCCGCAGCGCTGGGCAACTGCTGGCGCCGCTGATCCTCAGTGAGAAACTGGTGCGCTATCGTGCCGACGCCACGCTCCCCCTGATGCTTGCGCTGCTACTTTTCACGCTTTGTTATTTCGCCGTGGCGAAATCAGGCAATTTGTGGATTGCCGTGCCGCTGATCGTTACCGCCCATCTCTTCAGCAACTGGTTCTATCTGGTGGCAACGCTTAACGTGATGGACAGCTTTTCCTCAGGGCTGGTCGGCGCGGCAATGGCCTCAGGCTGGCGCCTGCAGCTTTGCCTTACGCTAACCCTACCGCTGGCAACCGGGATGATTGCGGAACATTTTCCAGCGCAGTGGGTCCTGCTCGGGAGCGGCATCACGGGGATTATTCTTGCCTTGTTGATGCTGGGTGACTTGCGAAAACTATCGAATTGTAATTTGATAGCGCGGCGGAATCATTCCGCACTTAATTTTAATAATGATGATGACAGTAAGACAGGTGGATAA
- a CDS encoding ABC transporter ATP-binding protein — protein MNNLLEIDNLKTSFFTREGEVHAVRGVSFSVQRGEVVGIVGESGCGKSVTCKSVINLLGSHGKVVDGHIRFQGEDLARKTPEQMRHLRGSEIAMIFQDPMTALNPVLTVGRQMSEILIRHQRLGRKAAKEKAIAMLVQVGISQPEKRYEQYPHEFSGGMRQRVMIAIALSCNPSLLIADEPTTALDVTIQAQILRLLKHLQQQTETAILLITHDLGVVAQVCSRVVVMYGGLVMEQGSVEAIFYRPAHPYTRGLLASLPRADGSEERLSPIEGSPPGLLNPPPGCPFAARCPQRMAVCDMPAPKHTLAGGHEVSCWLWEKEAANV, from the coding sequence ATGAATAATCTTCTGGAAATCGATAACCTGAAAACATCCTTCTTTACCCGCGAGGGTGAAGTCCATGCGGTACGTGGCGTGAGTTTTAGCGTGCAGCGGGGGGAAGTTGTGGGCATTGTTGGAGAGTCAGGCTGCGGTAAAAGCGTTACCTGCAAATCGGTAATCAATTTGCTGGGGAGTCACGGCAAGGTCGTTGACGGGCATATTCGCTTTCAGGGTGAAGATCTGGCTCGCAAAACGCCGGAGCAAATGCGCCACCTGCGCGGCAGTGAGATAGCGATGATTTTTCAGGACCCGATGACGGCGCTGAACCCGGTGTTGACTGTCGGACGGCAGATGAGCGAAATCCTTATTCGTCACCAACGCCTGGGCAGAAAAGCGGCGAAAGAGAAGGCGATTGCCATGCTCGTCCAAGTGGGGATTAGCCAGCCGGAAAAGCGTTATGAGCAGTATCCGCATGAATTTAGCGGCGGTATGCGCCAGCGGGTAATGATAGCGATAGCGCTGTCGTGCAATCCTTCTTTATTGATTGCCGATGAGCCAACCACCGCGCTGGACGTCACCATTCAGGCACAGATCCTTCGCCTGCTTAAGCATCTTCAGCAGCAAACGGAGACGGCGATTTTATTGATCACTCATGACCTGGGCGTGGTTGCGCAGGTGTGTTCGCGTGTAGTGGTGATGTACGGCGGGCTGGTGATGGAGCAGGGGAGCGTTGAGGCGATTTTTTACCGGCCCGCTCATCCTTACACGCGCGGCCTTCTTGCCTCCCTGCCTCGAGCTGATGGCAGTGAAGAGCGCCTGTCGCCGATAGAAGGGAGCCCGCCCGGTCTGCTGAATCCGCCGCCGGGCTGTCCCTTTGCCGCTCGCTGCCCGCAGCGCATGGCCGTTTGCGACATGCCTGCGCCAAAACACACGCTTGCTGGCGGCCACGAGGTTAGCTGCTGGCTGTGGGAAAAAGAGGCCGCTAATGTCTGA
- a CDS encoding NupC/NupG family nucleoside CNT transporter: protein MNILHFLLALVVIMGLAWLVSFDRKTIRLRALLQLIVIEGLLAFFFLHSDSGLWVINGVSGFFGHLLTFAGQGSDFVFGGMSKAGLAFIFLGVLCPIIFISALIGILQHFRILPIIIRIVGTLLSKVNGMGKLESFNAISSLILGQSENFIAYKGVLGDLSSRRLFTMAATAMSTVSLSIVGAYMTMLEPKYVVAALILNMFSTFIILSIINPTRPGAEPEIKLEKLHESQSFFEMLGEYILAGFKVAMIILAMLIGFIALISAINALFATVFGLSFQQILGYVFYPFAWLVGIPQADALKAAGIMATKLVANEFVAMIELQKIMSTLSPRGLGILSVFLVSFANFASIGIVAGAIKGLNEKQGNVVSRFGLRLVYGATLVSLLSAAFAGLVL, encoded by the coding sequence ATGAACATTCTTCATTTTCTTCTCGCACTTGTTGTCATCATGGGGCTGGCGTGGCTGGTGAGCTTCGATCGTAAAACCATCCGTCTGCGCGCTTTGTTACAGCTTATCGTTATTGAAGGCCTGCTGGCTTTCTTCTTTCTGCACTCCGACAGCGGCCTGTGGGTGATTAACGGCGTGTCCGGTTTCTTTGGCCACCTTCTGACCTTTGCCGGGCAGGGCAGCGATTTCGTCTTCGGCGGAATGAGCAAGGCGGGGCTGGCTTTTATCTTCCTCGGCGTGCTGTGCCCGATTATCTTTATTTCAGCGCTGATCGGCATCCTCCAGCATTTTCGCATTTTGCCGATTATTATCCGCATCGTGGGTACGCTGCTGTCGAAAGTGAACGGCATGGGCAAGCTGGAATCGTTTAACGCCATCAGCTCTTTGATCCTCGGCCAGTCAGAAAACTTCATTGCCTATAAAGGCGTGCTTGGTGACCTCAGCTCTCGCCGCCTGTTCACTATGGCCGCAACGGCGATGTCCACCGTTTCGCTGTCCATCGTCGGCGCCTACATGACGATGCTGGAGCCGAAGTATGTGGTGGCCGCGCTGATCCTGAATATGTTCAGCACCTTCATTATCCTGTCGATCATCAACCCGACTCGCCCAGGCGCTGAGCCAGAAATCAAGCTTGAAAAGCTGCACGAGTCGCAAAGCTTCTTTGAAATGCTGGGGGAGTACATTCTCGCAGGGTTTAAAGTGGCAATGATTATTCTGGCAATGTTGATCGGTTTTATCGCGCTTATCAGCGCCATTAACGCGCTGTTTGCTACGGTCTTCGGCCTGAGCTTCCAGCAAATTCTTGGCTACGTGTTCTATCCGTTTGCCTGGCTGGTGGGTATTCCGCAGGCGGATGCGCTGAAGGCGGCCGGTATTATGGCCACCAAGCTTGTAGCTAACGAGTTTGTCGCGATGATTGAGCTGCAAAAGATCATGTCGACGCTGTCGCCGCGCGGCCTTGGGATCCTGTCGGTCTTCCTGGTTTCGTTTGCCAACTTTGCCTCTATCGGCATCGTCGCCGGCGCCATCAAAGGGCTGAATGAAAAACAGGGGAATGTGGTTTCCCGCTTTGGTCTTCGCCTGGTTTATGGCGCGACGCTGGTCAGCCTGCTGTCGGCGGCTTTTGCCGGGTTAGTACTGTAA
- the yecR gene encoding YecR family lipoprotein — protein MKRIYLAATALLLGGCTVSKTPVPLNANEPAGVVRLAYNLPPLQTAKVDKFLAQSTATRQCQQWGYASALPYGSDIKTCTTYSGTLCLNTQVVLEYQCRGVSGPQYAGVTSNW, from the coding sequence ATGAAGCGCATTTATCTGGCCGCTACCGCCCTGTTACTGGGTGGATGCACCGTAAGCAAAACGCCCGTTCCGCTCAACGCCAACGAGCCTGCTGGCGTCGTCCGCCTCGCCTATAACCTGCCGCCGCTGCAGACGGCGAAAGTGGACAAGTTCCTCGCGCAGTCAACGGCCACGCGCCAGTGTCAGCAGTGGGGCTATGCCAGCGCGCTCCCTTACGGCAGCGACATCAAGACCTGTACAACCTACAGCGGCACTCTTTGCCTGAACACGCAGGTTGTCCTTGAGTACCAGTGCCGCGGGGTTAGCGGACCACAATATGCTGGCGTCACCAGTAACTGGTAA
- a CDS encoding ABC transporter substrate-binding protein, which translates to MRKPLVLSALVAALALALSGCDDAKKETAAAPAAAKEARQGGSLIIGITSGDPLAMNPLYASDRTTLTIMQALYSPLYSYNGDKIEWGLAESLTPSADNLSWTLKLKPGLKWQDGQPITADDVVFTFNKLLDEKQHSFFRSLFVYGNKPLNVSKVDPLTVKFTLPQVSAAFAGTLVQIYPIPQHIFDSEKGDLEKSARNDSPVGSGPFKFKEYRAGQYYALTRFDDYWNGKPKLDSVTYRFAKDANSANLALQNGEINLKMVDPQDVSRLKATGKFDFIIYPEGRLAYMTFNQNVDSMKSKALRQAIAYALNKDELVQTAFTSLDYAKPAASILTPDTLYQTSDVEPYKYDLDKAKALFKASGQPEGLKLRLAYINSNKTQESMGLYIQQQLKATGINVELLPLDANAMSQRSQDMKNTAYELSLGGYIMGG; encoded by the coding sequence ATGCGTAAACCTCTGGTATTGTCGGCGCTGGTTGCGGCGTTGGCCCTGGCATTAAGCGGCTGTGATGACGCGAAAAAAGAGACCGCAGCAGCACCTGCGGCGGCAAAAGAAGCCAGACAGGGAGGCAGCCTGATTATCGGTATTACCTCCGGCGATCCGCTGGCCATGAACCCGCTATACGCCAGCGATCGTACTACGTTAACGATTATGCAGGCGCTCTATTCGCCGCTTTACAGCTATAACGGCGACAAGATTGAATGGGGCCTGGCGGAAAGCCTGACGCCCTCTGCGGACAATCTCTCCTGGACATTGAAGCTGAAGCCCGGCCTGAAATGGCAGGATGGGCAGCCTATTACCGCCGACGACGTCGTTTTCACTTTTAACAAACTGCTGGATGAAAAGCAGCACAGCTTTTTCCGCAGCCTGTTTGTCTATGGCAATAAACCCCTTAACGTAAGCAAAGTGGATCCGCTGACGGTGAAATTCACGCTGCCGCAGGTCAGCGCAGCTTTTGCCGGGACGCTGGTGCAAATCTACCCGATCCCGCAGCATATCTTTGATAGTGAAAAGGGTGACCTTGAAAAAAGTGCTCGCAACGATTCACCGGTTGGCTCCGGCCCGTTCAAATTTAAAGAGTACCGCGCAGGCCAGTATTACGCCCTGACGCGCTTCGACGATTACTGGAACGGTAAACCGAAGCTGGACTCGGTCACTTACCGTTTCGCGAAGGACGCAAATTCGGCCAACCTTGCGCTACAGAACGGGGAAATCAACCTTAAGATGGTTGACCCGCAGGATGTCTCCCGCCTGAAGGCTACCGGCAAGTTTGACTTTATTATCTACCCGGAGGGCCGGCTGGCCTATATGACGTTCAACCAGAACGTTGACAGCATGAAGAGCAAAGCGCTGCGTCAGGCCATCGCCTATGCGCTGAACAAAGACGAACTGGTGCAAACGGCTTTCACCTCTCTCGATTATGCCAAACCGGCGGCGTCTATTCTGACGCCGGATACCCTCTACCAGACCAGCGACGTGGAGCCGTACAAGTACGATCTCGATAAAGCCAAAGCCTTGTTTAAAGCGTCCGGGCAGCCGGAGGGACTGAAGCTGCGCCTGGCGTACATCAACAGCAATAAAACTCAGGAAAGCATGGGGCTCTATATCCAGCAGCAGCTCAAGGCGACAGGCATTAACGTTGAATTACTGCCTCTGGATGCCAACGCGATGTCTCAGCGTAGCCAGGACATGAAAAACACGGCGTATGAGCTAAGCCTTGGCGGTTACATCATGGGGGGCTGA
- a CDS encoding ABC transporter permease has translation MKQSLPAQLSLAMLVFFALASLSALFSPWDPNQMSLQARMLPPDARHWFGTDEYGRDYFTRALYGGQISLMVGFLAMLFSTLIGTLVGTISGYFGGKIDSLLMRLVDILMSIPAFFLLLVLNAYLKPGIANIILIISALTWMSMSRLIRAETLTLKEREYVIYARASGEHPLRIIARHIIPTILPTIVVAATLNIASAILMESTLSFLGLGVQQPDASWGSMLNNAQSYIGEASWLAMFPGVLILLTVLSFNVLGDVFRTAFEPGANRDE, from the coding sequence ATGAAACAGAGCCTTCCCGCTCAGCTTTCACTGGCAATGTTAGTGTTTTTTGCCCTGGCGTCATTATCGGCGTTGTTCAGCCCATGGGACCCAAACCAGATGTCGCTTCAGGCGCGGATGCTGCCTCCTGATGCGAGGCACTGGTTTGGCACGGATGAATATGGCAGAGACTACTTTACGCGTGCGCTATATGGCGGGCAGATTTCCCTGATGGTCGGCTTTCTGGCGATGCTGTTTTCTACGCTTATCGGCACGCTGGTAGGCACAATCAGCGGTTACTTCGGCGGTAAAATAGACAGCCTGCTAATGAGGCTGGTGGATATACTGATGTCAATCCCCGCCTTTTTCCTGCTGCTGGTACTCAATGCTTACCTGAAGCCCGGGATTGCCAATATTATTTTGATCATCAGCGCACTCACCTGGATGAGCATGTCGCGTCTGATTCGCGCAGAAACCTTGACGCTAAAAGAGCGTGAATATGTCATTTACGCGCGAGCCTCCGGCGAGCATCCTCTGCGGATTATTGCCCGCCATATCATCCCTACTATTTTGCCGACGATCGTTGTGGCGGCGACGCTGAATATTGCCTCTGCCATTTTAATGGAGTCTACATTGAGCTTTCTTGGTCTTGGCGTGCAGCAGCCAGATGCCTCCTGGGGCAGCATGCTGAATAACGCTCAGTCTTACATCGGCGAAGCTTCCTGGCTTGCCATGTTCCCCGGCGTGCTAATCCTGCTGACGGTGTTGAGCTTTAACGTGCTGGGCGACGTGTTCCGGACTGCCTTTGAGCCGGGGGCAAACCGTGATGAATAA
- a CDS encoding DUF3574 domain-containing protein gives MALYKATLAGALALALAGCVAPAKTTTAVTAPAKQCQVGDQMTQTTLYFGISRPSGAEITANEWRSFVDKDVTPRFREGLTEYDAKGQWLNAKGEVTHEPSKAIMLIRGSDAESSKKVDELRSIYKTRFAQESVMRVDQPVCAAF, from the coding sequence ATGGCACTTTATAAAGCAACACTTGCAGGGGCATTAGCTCTGGCACTCGCGGGCTGTGTAGCACCGGCAAAAACAACGACGGCGGTTACCGCACCGGCTAAACAGTGCCAGGTAGGCGATCAGATGACGCAAACCACGCTCTATTTCGGCATCAGCCGCCCATCCGGCGCAGAAATCACCGCCAATGAATGGCGCAGCTTTGTGGATAAAGACGTCACCCCGCGCTTCCGCGAAGGGCTGACCGAATACGACGCAAAGGGCCAGTGGCTGAATGCGAAAGGCGAAGTGACTCACGAGCCGAGCAAGGCGATTATGCTCATTCGCGGCAGCGATGCAGAGAGCAGCAAGAAGGTAGACGAGCTGCGCTCTATCTATAAAACCCGCTTTGCCCAGGAATCTGTGATGCGCGTTGACCAGCCGGTCTGCGCAGCGTTCTGA